The Nycticebus coucang isolate mNycCou1 chromosome 5, mNycCou1.pri, whole genome shotgun sequence genome window below encodes:
- the LOC128585991 gene encoding guanylate-binding protein 2-like, which produces MASETHVPAPETHMPAPVCLIENTKGQLVVNPEGLMILSGIQQPMVVVAIVGLYRTGKSYLMNKLAGKDKGFSLGATVQSHTKGIWMWCVPHPRKPGHILVLLDTEGLGDVEKGDNQNDSWIFALAILLSSTFVYNSMGTINQQAMDQLHYVTELTNRIRSKSSPDDSKVEDSADFVSFFPAFVWTLRDFSLELEIDGQPVTADAYLERSLQLKQGNNQKSKIFNEPRLCIRKFFPEKKCFIFDRPAHRKYLTRLEQLKEDHLNPEFLEQVAEFCSYIFSHAKVKTLSGGITVNGPRLQNLVLTYVDAISSGDLPCMENAVLALAQIENSAAVQKAIDYYEQQMSQKVQLPTETLLELLDLHRDIEREAIEIFMKHSFKDVDQTFQKKLGAQLDVRRDNFCKQNLKASEDYCTELLEDIFGPLEEEVKQGVFSKAGGYHLFIQRKHELQNKYDQVPRKGIQAEEMLRKYLKSKEDVADALLGTDKSLTEKEKEIEVERIKAESAEAAKKMLEEIQKKNEQMMEQKEKSYQEHVRQLTEKMERDRAQLLAEQEKIIAIKLQEQERLLKEGFHNESNKLKREVQELQRRTAPKPCTIL; this is translated from the exons ATGGCCTCAGAGACCCACGTGCCGGCCCCAGAGACCCACATGCCGGCCCCAGTGTGCCTCATTGAGAACACTAAAGGGCAACTGGTGGTTAATCCAGAAGGCTTGATGATCCTGTCTGGCATCCAGCAGCCCATGGTGGTGGTGGCTATCGTGGGCCTCTACCGCACGGGCAAATCCTACCTGATGAACAAGCTGGCTGGGAAGGACAAGG GCTTCTCTCTGGGCGCCACCGTGCAGTCTCACACCAAAGGAATCTGGATGTGGTGTGTGCCCCACCCCAGGAAGCCAGGACACATCCTAGTTCTGCTTGATACTGAGGGCCTGGGAGATGTAgagaag GGAGACAATCAGAATGACTCCTGGATCTTTGCCCTGGCCATCCTCCTGAGCAGCACCTTCGTGTACAATAGCATGGGAACCATCAACCAGCAGGCCATGGACCAACTGCA TTACGTGACGGAGCTGACAAATCGAATCAGGTCAAAATCATCACCAGATGACAGTAAGGTTGAAGACTCAGCTGACTTTGTGAGCTTCTTTCCAGCATTCGTGTGGACTCTCAGAGATTTCTCCCTGGAACTGGAAATAGATGGACAGCCTGTCACCGCTGATGCGTACCTGGAGCGTTCGCTGCAGCTAAAACAAG GTAATaatcaaaagagtaaaatctttaatgagCCTCGACTGTGTATTCGAAAGTTTTTCCCTGAGAAGAAGTGCTTCATTTTCGACCGTCCTGCTCACAGGAAGTACCTTACCCGCTTGGAGCAGCTAAAGGAGGACCATCTGAACCCTGAATTCCTAGAACAAGTTGCAGAATTCTGTTCCTACATCTTCAGCCATGCCAAGGTCAAGACTCTGTCAGGTGGCATCACAGTCAACGGGCCTC GTCTACAGAACCTGGTGCTGACCTACGTGGATGCAATCAGCAGTGGGGATCTGCCCTGCATGGAGAATGCGGTGCTGGCCTTGGCCCAGATAGAGAACTCGGCTGCAGTGCAAAAGGCCATTGACTACTATGAGCAGCAGATGAGCCAGAAGGTGCAGCTGCCTACAGAGACCCTCCTGGAGCTGCTGGACCTACACAGGGACATTGAGAGAGAGGCCATTGAAATCTTCATGAAGCACTCTTTCAAGGATGTGGACCAAACGTTCCAGAAGAAACTAGGG gcccagttggatgTAAGGCGAGATAACTTTTGTAAGCAGAATTTGAAAGCATCAGAAGATTATTGCACAGAATTACTTGAGGATATTTTTGGTCCTCTAGAAGAGGAAGTGAAGCAGGGGGTGTTTTCTAAAGCAGGAGGTTACCATCTCTTTATTCAGAGGAAGCATGAGCTACAGAATAAGTACGACCAAGTTCCCAGAAAAGGAATACAG GCAGAAGAGAtgctaagaaaatatttaaagtccaAAGAGGATGTGGCTGATGCCCTTCTAGGGACTGATAAGTCgctcacagaaaaggaaaaagagattgAAG TGGAACGCATAAAAGCTGAATCCGCAGAAGCTGCAAAGAAGATGTTGGAGGAAATACAAAAGAAGAATGAGCAGATGatggaacagaaagagaagagttATCAGGAGCATGTGAGACAGTTGACTGAGAAGATGGAGAGGGACAGGGCCCAGTTGCTGGCTGAGCAAGAGAAGATAATAGCTATTAAACTTCAG GAGCAGGAACGACTTCTCAAGGAGGGATTCCACAATGAGAGCAACAAACTAAAAAGAGAGGTCCAGGAACTCCAAAGGAGAACAGCACCCAAGCCCTGCACCATACTCTAA